In Centroberyx gerrardi isolate f3 chromosome 7, fCenGer3.hap1.cur.20231027, whole genome shotgun sequence, the sequence TAAATATCCCCAAAACCATAGTTTCACCCTCCTTCCTTAAACGGGATCCAAGTCattgtcatttcaatgtgattaTAAGCCAGGTTATATAAGCCACATATTAATAAACCATTTACACTTGAACTGAACGATCTACAGTATTAAGACACAATGATGTTAGACAGTCGGTCTGTAGAGTCCAAACCAAAAAGTAGTTCTTTtcattatccccccccccccccccccccctctattGTATATATAAAAGAAACCCCACTCAGCCTAATGTGCTATTTACATGTCTGTCTTCTAAAAACATTTCTTTACACTATGCTGTGTAATAAGAACCTAAACTAAAAACCTTAAATGTCATTCGTTTGGAACGGAAAAATCTTTCAGAATGGGAAGGTAACCTCTTAACATGCAATTAAATTATTCAGCTTTTATCAGAAACAAATACAAGTAGACTTACTATTTCAAACTCAGAATAAAACAGTGGGCCTTAAAAAGaacaatcaaaataaaacatcaaaaacacaatATAGATTTTCTTTTGCCAGGTAGTAACTACAGTTTGGGGTCTTCTGATGGTGCTTACTCCCTCCTTTGAAAGTAATGCAGTATGTtactaatgctgcgttcatgtcttatcagaagaagtggaagaacgAGATTGCATGTTGTTGCTACGACTTGGAAGCGTTCACGTTTCACTTGGAACGCCCGCATCAAAGATAACAATCGTAGGGTCAAGTGTTGACATGCTTCTGCGGGAGAGACACCGACATGAATGTTTTTCCCCAGTCTGCACcgcacatttcccataaatccgatacgacctgaacgcagcattcATTTCACCTAGCCATTGCCTGTCATGTGACCACTGGCTGTCCCTTCCTGAGGCCAACGCAAATAAAAGAATGCATAtcatgtgttgttttgtttttttgggcccTGACTTGGTGAATATGGAAACCTAACAACCAATGTTCATTCAGTTGtttattagggttagactggtATCAGTTTGCAGATATTGGCTTTtcaatatcagatatcggccagtgaAGCCACTTAAGGAGCTGTAAACCTACCTAAAAAAATTTCATTAGTCTGCGTTTCAATGGAGcgttttagtgttccatgatggtctaaatgttgtttcaaaggcttttccaccctgacaagaataaaattctgggagTGAAACATTAAATGCTTGTAATGTTTTGgaatttttgggcatgaaagGGGTCCAAATTATATATACAGAATATCGTCATAAAATATAATCTATCAACTGCTTCAATCCAAAGATAGATATCTGCCTTCAAAACCCCTTATCGGTCAAACCCTTGTAGCTTAACCGACTGCAGTTTCTGCAATAAATATATTTACCCCTCCCTACTGAAAAACAATGACTGACAACTCTGGTGCACTTTTGATTTTGGGGTAGAATTATTGACTTTAGTTAAAATGCAACTCAAAAGTGGAATTATCTAGTTCCagaattaaaaaacacacaaaaaaaaaacccatcggAAATGAGAACTCTTCTGAAGACAAGGTTTAAAGGTTTCAAACATGGAAAGCTCAAGTCTTGATGAGAAATATTAATTATTACTGCATTTTAAGGCCTCAACATATCTGTTGCTCTGTCCTTAACCTGTTCAAGAAAGATCaacaccaggaaaaaaaaaaaaattagcaaATATCATCTCGTCAAATACAGAAACAAGCCATGACCAAACTGCACCAAGAAGACCTatagagaaacagaaataaataaatacatctaTTATTGAGAGACTCAAGGATTACAATATTAAGGCAATGCAGTGGCATGttcttggtgtttttttttctcatggaATTctagacatttaaaaaaaaagaaataaaaagatcACACAATTAAATAACCTAATCATATGCACATAAGCGAGTGATAAATTCATCTTTAGGATTTTGTGCACCCACGAAGCCTGACAGCGCTGCCATTTATCAGGCATGAATTGCATTGTTCCACATCCTCGCCATACAGCCTGCATTACTTTTTACCATTTGATTTGGGAAACCGGACGAACCGCCCCCACAAGAAACCGGCAGGCGCAGTAGTACAACCTTCTGCAGAGCATTCTTATAGCGTGGATTTAGCGATAAAGTCAGTGCAATGCTCAAGGTCGCCTCCAACAACAGAgtcccccccccgccctcccaTCCCATCGCTTGTGGGCAGGAAACATAACTGGTGCTGGGCAAAATAAaagaacttaaaaaaaaaaaaaaaaaaaaaaacctcattagATGAACATGGGAGAAATAAAAGGAGATTAAAGATTGCGTGGTCCGGAGGGTAGGTCACATCTTTAGTGAATGTAGGCTCTGTAGACTGCAGACATGTCGTTGTCCGACTGGTCCAGTGCCTTAGCCCTCTTGTAAACCTGCACACCAACAGTAAAGACAGGGGTTACAATTGCAGTGAACATGGTAAACAACAGCTGCTTTACTTCTTTTGCTTACAAGTAAAGCAAAGTTACAAAGGCTGGCAGAAATGGCATAAAATGAACAAGCaactacaggaataaaagatAAGACAGATGGTACCTCATTGGCAGCTGCGGCCATTGGGGTTGGATGGTTGGCCATGTCGCCCATGGAGATGGCCAGCCTCAGGTCCTTCTGAATATGTTTCAAATAGTAGTCTGGCTTGAAGTTGCCCTGTAAGATATCTGGAAGAGGCCAGGGAAATGGTCATTATAAATAATACTGATTACATTTTGTTAGACTTTTACCTTTGATGTAAGGAAGGTACTGTCCATGTTTCCTCAGTAGCTAATAACGGAGCATTTAATGTGCACATGGAACACTGTATTTGCCCCGTTACCATCAAAGCATCAGAAAGACTCATTAGGGctctcaaaaaaacaaacacacacaaaaaaaacatccacttGTGCTGACTCACTTTGGCATTTCTGGTCCACGAAGGTGCTGGCCATTTGGCCCTGGCACAGGATGTCCAGGAAGGTCTGTTGTGATTGGCCGGTGGCCTGGGCCAGGGTCAGCCCCTCTGCGATGGTCGCCATGAAGCTGCCCTGCACCATGTTGAGGATCAGCATCATTCTCGCTGCGTTCCCTGCCTcgcctgaaaacacacacacacacacacacacacacacttaaagctgcaatatgaaactaataaaaaaaaacccagtattttctagtagtatttaccatctgaaagctgaacagtattttctagcagGACGCTCGTATCTACCGTCTTTCCCCTAGGATGTGAACGCAGTGTGAGCACCTACCCAGGAAGAAGGAGGTCTTGCCCATGGCCTGgaagcagctgctgcagtcctCGTAGACCGTTCGGTCACCGGCTGCCAGGATGACCAGCATGCCGTCGTTGGAGAGCTGCTGGCTGCCCGCCACCGGAGCCTCGAGGAAACGGCCGCCCCGCGATGTGATCACCTGGTGGGGAGAAGAGGAATCACATACTGAGACATGACGTGATGGCAGAAGAAGGCAAGGACGGATTATATGACAATAGAGAGCTTTGAATATATTTTCGTACCAAAAAATACCAAGTATTTAGCATTTTGGGTGGAAAAGCGTTTCAGTAGAAAAGAGTATAAAACACCATGGGACAAtacaactctccattgaaatgcaatgtaataataataatacatatttgtgtggaatctgatcaaaatgtctcattagaatcagttcaggttaagggcttcccatagacaaccagtgtatgattggtaaataataaatatgttaTCAAAAAAACAGCATCACATCCATAATATCAGAGGTAGATGACACTGGCAAACTttcttttaataaaaggccaatattggccaaATCTAACCCTAATTAGTATGGAAATGTTAATTAACAGTAATAGTTTCTATTGTTCACAATAACAGTtaagaaatatgtttttccGTGACTGCCTGATGTTAAATGAAAGCACGTCATTTTTCACACCCGAGTAGATCACTTCCTGTGTCAGATTTGTATGTCACGTCCTTTTCTACTGAACAACAAGTTCTTACTTCGTCAAGGGAAACTACATTTCTTGGATTTCTGTCATTGTCATAGATTGTAAAATGGCAATGTTCTCAGTCTCTTACAACTGCAGAGTAACTATTTCTAATGCAATATAATTGAATTCTCCATTACATGACGGTATAGACAGTGACACTGATGTCTTCCATAGAGGTTCTGCATTCTTTGGCTATCAAGGGAATACTGCAGATGTAGACATCTTCAATCCTTTCATGGTCAGTTCAGCAGATACACCGGAAAATCCATTTTCTCGTAATGGAGCCTATTTTTGGttgaacacagctaatgaaagtatgtaggagaagaaaaaggacatCAGGGAATTAATTGTtgagggacatgaagtccaactgtttagtaaagcagataggatacagattgtactactaaccctgttctggattgatctaagagtggacatgcagcacaaagaaacctaCATGGCGAAAAAAGATAAGACCTCGAATAACTGGATTTGAGACATTTTAGTACTTTACAAGGCGTTGAGAttagactttttaaggacccacAGATACTCTGGTATGTGTGCGCGACATGTGTATACCTGTGAGAGCTCTGTGATAGTCTCTGGGTCGACGGTGGACATCTCTACGTAGCATTTCCCTGGCCTGATCCCCTGCAGCACTCCGCTGGGGCCCAACACCAACTGGAGagcaagaaacagagagaaaagtagTTTTAACACAAAAAGAGTTTCCCCACCACGTATGCCACCAGTACACACCTCTGCAGGAAGTCGATAGGCTGAGTCAGTACTCACATCCCTGGCCGCCTTTGGGTCAGAGACGCAGGAGAAGGTGATGTCGCACATGGAGACCACCTCTGCGGGAGTCCGGCCTAACCTGGCGCCCTCCTGGATGAACAGGTCACACTgggatacaaccacgataccatgtaataaatacaagttcaatgacaacaaagtctgactgtgcagaattacgtttatttctgagccacaaatctttctagcgatggcattgtcttgctagaatgtaaacaacaatttaaaaatgtcatgacaaagtgacaataatataatttgaatggagagcttgtgaaattttgatggtcaagccgtctcatttgtgattactacagcagaataaaatggagctaatatcacgattcatatttctgccccacgatacgcattgtcacatttttgtattgcgatatattgaatttcgatatatcgtcccatcacgAAAAGATATCttagtcttcaaaaacccatgtctTTCGAACGCTAATTTAGGCTATACATTACAGAAAACGTATTGTAGAAAACTTATACACACTAAGGATGGAATTTGTCCCAAACACTTTAAAAGACACTATAGTAAACAGGCAGGACTCTCCATGAGGTCATGCACGGTCTATTGaacacaaattaaataaaagaacaaaggctagtgtgtgtgtgtgtgtttcacttcaCTGTAAGCACAGAGCTTACAGAAAGGACAGATTAAGTAGCGGCCAGTATCTGCTCGATCTGCATGTGTTAAGCTTGCAAGGGGTAAATGGGTTTGAGATCTGTTATTGATTAATGAAGGATTTGATGATGTTACGTAAGGGTTTCTAAATTATTAGtgcaggaagagggagagaattaCAAACAGGATAAGGGAACGGTTGCTTGTGTGAGTTTCATATATACACCAACTTGTACCCTCCAAAAATCTCTTATCACTGAtaaaggggaaggagagggattTCCCCTTCGTTTCAtgttctccccttctctctcccattctttcctgtctctctctaccttcagctatctaataaaaggcaaaaatgctcAAAACATGATCTTAAATTTTAACACGTCTGCTGAggattttcacacaactcccataatcctcttcatATAACGTAGGCTACCAGAAAatcaaaaatatgaatattgGTCGAGCCCTGTGTGACTCTACAGAATGtgtaattgtttttaattaGACAATGCGATAGCCTAAATGACAGTGATTGTGTGTTGACTTACGGTACCTTTTCTGCTGTGCGGTTCCACACTGTGACCACATGGCCCATCTTTAACAGGTTGGAGACTATACCGCTGCCCATCAGCCCCAGACCCAAGAACCCTATtctggagaggagaaacagacacaaaaaaaggaaaagagaacaaTTATTATTAACTTGTTTGTGTGGTTCAATCTACAAATTAGGAAAAATGGAGGAACCACTTAAATCAGTGCAGTTTAAGAAGTAGACATTTTCTTTGTGGGTTATAAATGGATTCCAAGCAACTTAGACTacaaaagaaattaaaataatacGATTAAAAACAGGAGATGCTGACCTTTAGCGAAGCTTCTCTTTTCCATTTACTATTAGTAAGTAATTTTCATAATGGCCTTTTTGTAGAACTTTATAATGCTATAGTAAGGATTTGTAATACCTTTTATCTGTGGGTGTGATGCTGCCATTGATGGCTGTGCTGTCTGCTGCTTGGATAGATGTTGACCCTGTGTCctgcacacaaacaagcaacaCCACTGTCAGTTTCATGCACTGAAAGCACATGCCTAGCATATGTAGCTATTCAACAAAAATTGTTACCAAAATTTAAGCTAATCATGAGGAAAAATTCTGTCAAAGTGAAAACATGGCaactaaaatgcaaaatgtacaGGAATGCA encodes:
- the glyr1 gene encoding cytokine-like nuclear factor N-PAC isoform X2, which gives rise to MATVHLRIGDLVWGKLGRYPPWPGKVVSPPKDLKKPRGKKCHFVKFFGTEDHAWIKVEQLKPYHPHKEEMIKINKGKRFQQAVDAVEDFLKKAKGKEQNSDGKGDSKGKKTPSKPLKILEEDDEDLSALKDPSEKPVKDDPHFHHFLLSQSEKPASSMEPISKRLKIIEEDTGSTSIQAADSTAINGSITPTDKRIGFLGLGLMGSGIVSNLLKMGHVVTVWNRTAEKCDLFIQEGARLGRTPAEVVSMCDITFSCVSDPKAARDLVLGPSGVLQGIRPGKCYVEMSTVDPETITELSQVITSRGGRFLEAPVAGSQQLSNDGMLVILAAGDRTVYEDCSSCFQAMGKTSFFLGEAGNAARMMLILNMVQGSFMATIAEGLTLAQATGQSQQTFLDILCQGQMASTFVDQKCQNILQGNFKPDYYLKHIQKDLRLAISMGDMANHPTPMAAAANEVYKRAKALDQSDNDMSAVYRAYIH
- the glyr1 gene encoding cytokine-like nuclear factor N-PAC isoform X3, whose translation is MATVHLRIGDLVWGKLGRYPPWPGKVVSPPKDLKKPRGKKCHFVKFFGTEDHAWIKVEQLKPYHPHKEEMIKINKGKRFQQAVDAVEDFLKKAKGKEQNSDGKGDSKGKKTPSKPLKILEEDDEDLSALKDPSEKPASSMEPISKRLKIIEEDTGSTSIQAADSTAINGSITPTDKRIGFLGLGLMGSGIVSNLLKMGHVVTVWNRTAEKCDLFIQEGARLGRTPAEVVSMCDITFSCVSDPKAARDLVLGPSGVLQGIRPGKCYVEMSTVDPETITELSQVITSRGGRFLEAPVAGSQQLSNDGMLVILAAGDRTVYEDCSSCFQAMGKTSFFLGEAGNAARMMLILNMVQGSFMATIAEGLTLAQATGQSQQTFLDILCQGQMASTFVDQKCQNILQGNFKPDYYLKHIQKDLRLAISMGDMANHPTPMAAAANEVYKRAKALDQSDNDMSAVYRAYIH
- the glyr1 gene encoding cytokine-like nuclear factor N-PAC isoform X1 produces the protein MATVHLRIGDLVWGKLGRYPPWPGKVVSPPKDLKKPRGKKCHFVKFFGTEDHAWIKVEQLKPYHPHKEEMIKINKGKRFQQAVDAVEDFLKKAKGKEQNSDGKGDSKGKKTPSKPLKILEEDDEDLSALKDPSEKDLTDSDPEPSTLERLGAGPGSGFKWESSPVKDDPHFHHFLLSQSEKPASSMEPISKRLKIIEEDTGSTSIQAADSTAINGSITPTDKRIGFLGLGLMGSGIVSNLLKMGHVVTVWNRTAEKCDLFIQEGARLGRTPAEVVSMCDITFSCVSDPKAARDLVLGPSGVLQGIRPGKCYVEMSTVDPETITELSQVITSRGGRFLEAPVAGSQQLSNDGMLVILAAGDRTVYEDCSSCFQAMGKTSFFLGEAGNAARMMLILNMVQGSFMATIAEGLTLAQATGQSQQTFLDILCQGQMASTFVDQKCQNILQGNFKPDYYLKHIQKDLRLAISMGDMANHPTPMAAAANEVYKRAKALDQSDNDMSAVYRAYIH